Proteins from a genomic interval of Helicoverpa zea isolate HzStark_Cry1AcR chromosome 13, ilHelZeax1.1, whole genome shotgun sequence:
- the LOC124635523 gene encoding uncharacterized protein LOC124635523 yields MSSEDKKVVIEEHQLSSISITARIPEFWKKSPRTWFIQAEAVLNPQKMSDESKYQVLISKLPPDAVEQVTQILVDPPEKNKYETLKNKLIFIYQESEERQVKKLIGEMELGDQKPSQLLRKMQDLARGRVNNETLIVMWQNHLPNSVRGVLAVTEEKDLEKLASIADKIMETTTPIHSVATVKQEPGPSGSQDQIISAINKLSDRLQNLESRSRGRSNNWRRNNFRRNRSRSGSRSRTRKFEDPNWLCFYHYKYRSKATKCVDPCNWKKKHDKDKPAEN; encoded by the coding sequence atgtcGTCTGAAGACAAGAAGGTCGTTATTGAAGAACATCAACTGTCGTCCATCTCCATCACAGCTAGAATTCCGGAATTTTGGAAGAAGTCGCCTAGAACATGGTTTATCCAAGCAGAAGCAGTTCTAAATCCTCAGAAGATGTCCGACGAATCAAAGTACCAggtccttatttcaaaattaccccCAGAcgcagttgagcaagttacacagATCCTTGTGGATCCccctgagaaaaataaatatgagaccttgaagaataagttgatatttatatatcaaGAATCCGAAGAGCGGcaagtaaaaaaactcattgGCGAAATGGAATTAGGCGACCAGAAACCATCACAATTACTAAGAAAAATGCAAGACCTAGCCAGGGGACGAGTAAATAACGAAACACTCATAGTTATGTGGCAGAATCATTTACCAAATTCGGTGCGAGGAGTTTTAGCTGTAACGGAAGAAAAAGATCTAGAGAAATTAGCATCAATAGcggataaaataatggaaacgaCGACTCCCATACACAGTGTTGCGACTGTCAAACAGGAACCAGGCCCATCCGGTTCTCAGGACCAAATTATTTcggcaataaacaaattgagtgaTAGATTACAAAATTTAGAGTCAAGATCACGAGGCCGTTCAAATAACTGGCGAAGGAATAACTTTAGACGCAACAGATCCAGGTCAGGGTCAAGAAGTCGCACAAGGAAATTCGAAGATCCAAATTGGTTATGTTTTTACCATTATAAGTATCGCAGCAAGGCAACTAAATGTGTGGATCCATGTAACTGGAAGAAAAAACACGACAAGGACAAGCCAGCGGAAAACTAG